DNA sequence from the Thermodesulfobacteriota bacterium genome:
AGAAGGGGCCCGCGAAAGCCGCTCCAACGGCGCGTCAGGACGGGAGGCCCATGGGACTGCCCTTCGTAAAGATGCACGGCCTGGGAAACGACTTCGTCGTGGTCGACGAGCGCGGGGGCGAGCGGGCCGACTGGCCCGAGCTCGCGCCGCGCATCGCCCACCGGCGCTTCGGGGTCGGCTGCGATCAGGTGCTCCTCCTGCGGTCCTCGGCGACCGCGGACCTGCGCATGGACATCTACAACGCCGACGGCAGCCGGGCCGAGATGTGCGGCAACGGGGTGCGGTGCGCCGCCCTCTACGCGCGGGCCCGGGGCCTGGCCGCCGGGGAGACGCTGCGGGTCGAGACCCTGGCGGGGATCGTCGTCACCCGCTTCCGGGGAGGTGACGTGGAAGTGGACATGGGCGAGCCCATCCTCGACGGCCCGCGCATCCCCGTGGACGCGGCGGGCCCGGTGCGCGACCGAGACCTCCCCGTGGGCAGCTCCTCGGTCGCCGTCACCTGCG
Encoded proteins:
- the dapF gene encoding diaminopimelate epimerase — encoded protein: MGLPFVKMHGLGNDFVVVDERGGERADWPELAPRIAHRRFGVGCDQVLLLRSSATADLRMDIYNADGSRAEMCGNGVRCAALYARARGLAAGETLRVETLAGIVVTRFRGGDVEVDMGEPILDGPRIPVDAAGPVRDRDLPVGSSSVAVTCVSMGNPHAVVFVDDAEAYPVAEVGPLLEVHPFFPRRTNAEFVQVLAPDRLRMRVWERGAAVTLACGTGACAAAVAAAWTGRAGRDVTVVLDGGELRVRWDEPTNRVFLTGPAVEVFTGELGL